One part of the Actinomyces howellii genome encodes these proteins:
- a CDS encoding succinate dehydrogenase/fumarate reductase iron-sulfur subunit, which translates to MRVELEVWRQDGPRARGRFETHVVEDATAEMSLLELLDRLNDQIIAAGGEPVVFESDCREGVCGMCGFLVNGVPHGPADTTPACRQHLRAFPESGRLRLEPLRAGAFPVIRDLVVDRSALDEVIRAAGTVDVAAGTAPEADSVLQPRGQAERALDFAACIGCGACVAACPNGAAMLFAGAKLAHLSLMPQGRAERARRARGAARVLNEVFGPCSLYGECVPACPAGIPLEAVAVVNREVLRAGLLGRGRDN; encoded by the coding sequence ATGAGAGTCGAGCTGGAGGTCTGGCGCCAGGACGGGCCGCGGGCGCGCGGCCGTTTCGAGACCCATGTCGTCGAGGACGCCACGGCGGAGATGAGCCTGCTCGAGCTGCTCGACCGGCTCAACGACCAGATCATCGCCGCCGGGGGCGAGCCGGTGGTCTTCGAGTCCGACTGCCGCGAGGGGGTGTGCGGGATGTGCGGCTTCCTCGTCAACGGCGTGCCGCACGGTCCGGCCGACACGACCCCCGCCTGCCGCCAGCACCTGCGCGCCTTCCCCGAGTCCGGCAGGCTGCGCCTCGAGCCGTTGCGGGCCGGGGCCTTCCCGGTCATCCGCGACCTTGTCGTGGACCGCTCGGCCCTTGACGAGGTGATCCGGGCCGCCGGGACGGTTGACGTGGCCGCCGGGACGGCGCCGGAGGCCGACAGCGTCCTCCAGCCCCGCGGTCAGGCCGAGCGGGCACTGGACTTCGCGGCGTGCATCGGATGCGGGGCCTGTGTGGCGGCCTGCCCCAACGGGGCGGCCATGCTCTTCGCCGGTGCCAAGCTGGCCCACCTGTCCCTCATGCCCCAGGGGCGAGCCGAGCGGGCACGGCGGGCCCGAGGGGCCGCACGGGTGCTCAACGAGGTCTTCGGGCCCTGCTCGCTGTACGGGGAGTGCGTGCCGGCTTGCCCCGCGGGAATCCCCCTGGAGGCCGTGGCGGTGGTCAACCGGGAGGTCCTGCGCGCGGGCCTGCTGGGACGGGGACGCGACAACTGA
- a CDS encoding succinate dehydrogenase cytochrome b subunit — MPTTAGAPAGGDTPPVRRRVPPRLSFSLLKTTMAVTGTVMAAFVVVHMVGNLKALLGPESFNGYAAWLRELGYPLLPHEGLLWILRVVLAGCLAAHVAAGLTLWRRARRSGGAVSGGRRMRVRTTGARSMVLTGGLLLVFVAVHVLDLTIGRLVAPQGFLAPAGTGQVHAYENLVASLSRPVMAAFYSLVMLTLGLHLAQGLWSVVHDLGGTGARLRRTVLIIALAVAASVALVNGMLPLLVLTGRIP; from the coding sequence ATGCCCACCACCGCCGGTGCGCCGGCCGGCGGGGACACCCCGCCGGTGCGTCGACGTGTGCCGCCACGACTGTCCTTCTCCCTCCTCAAGACGACGATGGCGGTGACCGGCACGGTCATGGCGGCCTTCGTCGTCGTGCACATGGTCGGCAACCTCAAGGCCTTGCTCGGCCCTGAGTCCTTCAACGGCTACGCCGCCTGGCTGCGCGAGCTCGGTTACCCGCTCCTGCCCCACGAGGGCCTGCTGTGGATCCTGCGCGTCGTGCTCGCAGGGTGCCTGGCCGCCCACGTCGCCGCGGGCCTGACCCTGTGGCGCCGGGCACGGCGCAGCGGGGGCGCGGTCTCGGGCGGGCGCCGCATGCGGGTCCGCACGACGGGGGCGCGCTCGATGGTCCTGACCGGCGGGCTCCTCCTCGTCTTCGTCGCCGTCCACGTCCTGGACCTGACGATCGGCAGGCTCGTGGCCCCCCAGGGGTTCCTCGCCCCGGCGGGCACCGGGCAGGTCCACGCCTACGAGAACCTCGTCGCCAGCCTCTCGCGTCCCGTGATGGCCGCCTTCTACAGCCTCGTCATGCTCACCCTGGGGCTCCACCTCGCCCAGGGCCTGTGGTCGGTCGTCCACGACCTGGGCGGCACGGGGGCGCGCCTGCGCCGCACCGTCCTCATCATCGCGCTGGCGGTGGCCGCCTCGGTCGCCCTGGTCAACGGGATGCTGCCCCTGCTCGTGCTGACCGGGAGGATCCCATGA
- a CDS encoding citrate synthase, protein MTDAVTDLNDLDLPGVLTVGGTSLELPRTHATDGSDGLGVGRLLGTTGMVTLDPGFTNTASCTSDITYIDGDAGILRYRGYPIAELATSSSFLEVAYLLINGELPDSQTLERFERRIGRHRLLHEDFLSFFTSFPSSGHPMAILQAGIAGLATYYEDTLNPHDPYERELATVLLLAKVPTMISYIARRAIGLPLLYPDPKRGYVEDFLNMTFGMPYQVHDIDPVVVRALDMLLILHADHEQNCSTSTVRLVGSSDANMYASVAAGVGALSGPLHGGANEAVLRMLDTIQSEGLSTAEFVRKVKNKEDGVRLMGFGHRVYKNYDPRAALVKATAHDVLGRLGSDDGDRKLEIAMELEEVALSDDYFISRKLYPNVDFYTGLIYQAMGFPTKMFTPLFALGRLPGWIAQYREMMDDPAKRIGRPRQVYTGEPERHYVAMHRRERAAAYPGTRVGVPSLDQVTRV, encoded by the coding sequence ACGAGCCTCGAGCTGCCCCGCACCCACGCCACCGACGGATCGGACGGTCTGGGCGTCGGCCGGCTGCTGGGAACGACCGGCATGGTCACGCTCGACCCCGGTTTCACCAACACCGCCTCGTGCACCTCCGACATCACCTACATCGACGGGGACGCCGGCATCCTGCGCTACCGCGGGTACCCGATCGCCGAGCTCGCCACCTCCTCGAGCTTCCTCGAGGTCGCCTACCTGCTCATCAACGGCGAGCTCCCCGACTCCCAGACCCTCGAGCGCTTCGAGCGGCGCATCGGGCGCCACCGGCTGCTGCACGAGGACTTCCTCAGCTTCTTCACCTCCTTCCCCTCCTCCGGTCACCCGATGGCGATCCTCCAGGCGGGGATCGCGGGCCTGGCCACCTACTACGAGGACACCCTCAACCCTCACGACCCCTACGAGCGCGAGCTCGCCACGGTCCTGCTGCTGGCCAAGGTGCCGACGATGATCAGCTACATCGCACGCCGCGCCATCGGGCTGCCGCTGCTCTACCCCGACCCCAAGCGCGGATACGTCGAGGACTTCCTCAACATGACCTTCGGCATGCCCTACCAGGTCCACGACATCGACCCGGTCGTCGTGCGCGCCCTCGACATGCTGCTCATCCTGCACGCCGACCACGAGCAGAACTGCTCGACCTCGACCGTCAGGCTCGTGGGGTCCTCCGACGCCAACATGTACGCCTCGGTGGCCGCGGGCGTGGGTGCCCTGTCCGGGCCGCTGCACGGCGGGGCCAACGAGGCCGTGCTGCGCATGCTCGACACGATCCAGTCCGAGGGCCTGAGCACCGCCGAGTTCGTCCGCAAGGTCAAGAACAAGGAGGACGGGGTCAGGCTCATGGGCTTCGGCCACCGGGTCTACAAGAACTACGACCCGCGCGCAGCCCTCGTCAAGGCCACGGCGCACGACGTCCTGGGCAGGCTCGGCTCCGACGACGGCGACCGCAAGCTCGAGATCGCCATGGAGCTCGAGGAGGTCGCCCTGTCCGACGACTACTTCATCTCCCGTAAGCTCTACCCGAACGTCGACTTCTACACCGGGCTCATCTACCAGGCGATGGGCTTCCCCACCAAGATGTTCACCCCGCTGTTCGCCCTGGGGCGCCTGCCGGGCTGGATCGCCCAGTACCGCGAGATGATGGACGACCCCGCCAAGCGCATCGGCAGGCCCCGCCAGGTCTACACCGGCGAGCCCGAGCGGCACTACGTCGCCATGCACCGCCGTGAGAGGGCCGCGGCCTACCCCGGCACCCGCGTCGGGGTGCCCAGCCTCGACCAGGTCACCCGCGTGTGA
- a CDS encoding fumarate reductase/succinate dehydrogenase flavoprotein subunit: MTTPGPVDGLYAVGPDLDPGLPDGPVEDAWDRRRSSYRLVNPANRRRLSVIVVGTGLAGCGAAATLGRLGYRVECFSLHDAPRRAHSVAAQGGINAARARKVDGDSLHRFVKDTVKGGDYRGREADVVRLGQESVRVIDHMQAIGAPFAREYGGQLATRSFGGVQVSRTYYTRGQTGQQLEVACAQALQEQIAAGSVRMHTRTEMLDLIVADGRAQGIVTRDLLSGELRAWTAHAVVLATGGYGSVYHYSTLAMSSNATATWRAHRRGAAFASPCMVQFHPTALPVSSSWQSKTTLMSESLRNDGRIWVPARAGDDRPPHEIPEPERDYYLERRYPAFGNLTPRDVASRNARERIESGHGVGPLRNSVYLDFRDALEREGREVIASRYGNLFEMYRDATGEDPYEVPMRIAPGAHFTMGGLWVDFDQMSTIPGLFVGGEASNNYHGANRLGANSLLSASVDGWFTLPLSVPGYLASLVGTPVLDASAAEARGTVAQAQERIAALTAVGGERRPVWFHRRLGEVLYAGCGVSRSEEGLRRALVEVRELGEEFWADVRIVGGAERLNQELERGLRVADFLELAELMVLDALDRRESAGAHFREEYATEGGEARRDDAAWCSVSAWHTLPDGSHVRRSEPLSFSLVDMQVRDYR; encoded by the coding sequence ATGACCACCCCCGGACCCGTCGACGGGCTCTACGCCGTCGGACCCGATCTCGACCCCGGGCTGCCCGACGGGCCGGTCGAGGACGCCTGGGACCGGCGCCGGAGCTCCTACCGCCTCGTCAACCCGGCCAACCGCCGTCGGCTCTCCGTCATCGTCGTGGGAACCGGGCTGGCCGGCTGCGGGGCGGCGGCCACCCTGGGCCGCCTGGGCTACCGGGTGGAGTGCTTCAGCCTCCACGACGCCCCCCGGCGGGCGCACTCGGTGGCGGCCCAGGGCGGCATCAACGCGGCCCGCGCCCGCAAGGTCGACGGCGACTCCCTCCACCGCTTCGTCAAGGACACCGTCAAGGGCGGCGACTACCGTGGGCGGGAGGCCGACGTCGTGCGCCTGGGGCAGGAGTCGGTGCGGGTCATCGACCACATGCAGGCCATCGGAGCGCCCTTCGCCCGCGAGTACGGGGGCCAGCTCGCCACCCGCTCCTTCGGCGGGGTGCAGGTCTCCCGGACCTACTACACCCGCGGCCAGACCGGTCAACAGCTCGAGGTCGCCTGCGCCCAGGCGCTCCAGGAGCAGATCGCGGCGGGCAGCGTCCGGATGCACACCCGCACCGAGATGCTCGACCTCATCGTCGCCGACGGCCGCGCCCAGGGGATCGTCACCCGCGACCTGCTCTCCGGTGAGCTGCGCGCCTGGACCGCCCACGCCGTCGTCCTGGCCACCGGGGGCTACGGCAGCGTCTACCACTACTCGACGCTGGCGATGTCCTCCAACGCCACCGCCACGTGGCGCGCCCACCGGCGCGGCGCCGCCTTCGCCTCCCCGTGCATGGTCCAGTTCCACCCCACCGCCCTGCCGGTCTCGAGCAGCTGGCAGTCCAAGACGACCCTCATGAGCGAGTCGCTGCGCAACGACGGCCGCATCTGGGTACCCGCCCGGGCCGGGGACGACCGCCCCCCTCACGAGATCCCAGAGCCCGAGCGCGACTACTACCTGGAGCGCAGGTACCCCGCCTTCGGCAACCTCACTCCGCGCGACGTCGCCTCGCGCAACGCCCGCGAGCGCATCGAGTCGGGCCACGGCGTCGGCCCGCTGCGCAACTCCGTCTACCTCGACTTCCGCGACGCCCTCGAGCGCGAGGGGCGCGAGGTCATCGCCTCACGCTACGGCAACCTCTTCGAGATGTACCGCGACGCCACCGGGGAGGACCCCTACGAGGTCCCCATGCGCATCGCTCCGGGCGCTCACTTCACGATGGGCGGGCTGTGGGTCGACTTCGACCAGATGTCGACGATCCCGGGGCTGTTCGTGGGCGGGGAGGCCTCGAACAACTACCACGGGGCCAACCGCCTGGGAGCCAACTCCCTGCTGAGCGCCAGCGTCGACGGGTGGTTCACCCTGCCCCTGTCGGTGCCCGGGTACCTGGCCTCTCTCGTGGGCACGCCGGTGCTCGACGCCTCCGCTGCCGAGGCGCGCGGGACGGTGGCGCAGGCCCAGGAGCGGATCGCGGCGCTCACGGCGGTCGGCGGGGAGCGCCGGCCCGTGTGGTTCCACCGGCGCCTGGGCGAGGTCCTCTACGCCGGCTGCGGGGTGAGCCGCAGCGAGGAGGGCCTGCGCCGGGCGCTGGTGGAGGTGCGGGAGCTGGGTGAGGAGTTCTGGGCGGACGTGCGGATCGTGGGCGGCGCCGAGCGGCTCAACCAGGAGCTCGAGCGGGGTCTGCGGGTGGCCGACTTCCTCGAGCTGGCCGAGCTCATGGTCCTCGACGCCCTCGACCGCAGGGAGTCCGCGGGGGCCCACTTCCGTGAGGAGTACGCCACCGAGGGCGGTGAGGCCCGGAGGGACGACGCCGCCTGGTGCTCGGTGTCGGCCTGGCACACGCTGCCCGACGGCTCCCACGTGCGGCGCAGCGAGCCTCTCAGCTTCTCGCTCGTGGACATGCAGGTGAGGGACTACCGATGA
- a CDS encoding glycoside hydrolase family 3 C-terminal domain-containing protein — MTTSEVAQALTTATGEDRWVDPRLAELARRAAARGTVLLSNDGALPLATDQPVAVFGRVQVDWFSVGYGSGGDVNAPYTTTLLDSLEELGAAVDPELAATYRRWCAAQEPPVEEWGNWPRFYPEMELDDAVVTATAARAATAVLVIGRAAGEDRENVLEPGSYYLTAAERRLLAQVTGSFERTVVVVNSGNVMDLSWAAEAGVSALVLAWPGGMEGGRALAQVLTGVLEPGGRLTDTIARSYEHYPSAPFFGGKEFNNYAEDVFVGYRYFETLAPDTVLYPFGHGLGYTTIDLEPTGLRHDTETATVSLRATNTGQRPGSTVVQVYRGTPGTPGTPGTPGTPGGPVLPRPARELVAFTRTTELAPGAAEDLEVTFPLDRLASFDDSGATGHKDAWVIEPGTYPVHVGASVRDTAEAGRLEFADLVVVEQLAEALAPDPAHPFERMTLAPGADGPVVGWEPVPTSTVDLRARILDHLPEPITPTGTGGTTLDDVAEGRATLEDLVAQLSVDELAELSYGHVEMNSPLGAPGNAGAFGGLIEQLRARGIPPVITTDGPSGIRLSAWASLLPCGTALASTWDPPLLEQIAALHGAEMIRKGSDVLLAPGMNIHRDPLCGRNFEYYSEDPLVTGLCAAAVVRGIQSQGVAACPKHLACNNQETERIYNDSRVSARALREIYLRGFRICVQTAAPRTIMTSYNKINGQWAHYNYDLVTTILRGEWGYTGMVMTDWWMRYAPDPLFPALRDSATRVRAGVDVLMPGGRTWDSTRAEGHDDAVLSGYDPQDTSGEHLTLGEIQRTALNVLRMAASTRALHRARQQAERQAERAEQAER, encoded by the coding sequence ATGACCACGAGCGAGGTCGCACAGGCCCTGACCACAGCCACCGGGGAGGACCGCTGGGTCGACCCCAGACTGGCCGAGCTCGCGCGCCGCGCCGCCGCCCGGGGCACCGTCCTGCTCAGCAACGACGGCGCCCTGCCCCTGGCCACCGACCAACCGGTCGCCGTCTTCGGCCGGGTCCAGGTCGACTGGTTCTCCGTCGGCTACGGCTCGGGCGGCGACGTCAACGCCCCCTACACCACCACCCTGCTCGACAGCCTCGAGGAGCTCGGTGCAGCCGTCGACCCCGAGCTGGCCGCCACCTACCGCCGGTGGTGCGCCGCCCAGGAACCCCCGGTCGAGGAATGGGGCAACTGGCCGCGCTTCTACCCCGAGATGGAGCTCGACGACGCCGTCGTGACCGCCACCGCCGCACGCGCCGCGACCGCCGTCCTCGTCATCGGAAGGGCGGCGGGCGAGGACCGCGAGAACGTACTCGAGCCCGGCTCCTACTACCTCACCGCCGCCGAGCGCAGGCTCCTGGCGCAGGTGACCGGCAGCTTCGAGCGCACCGTCGTCGTGGTCAACTCCGGCAACGTCATGGACCTGTCCTGGGCCGCCGAGGCGGGGGTCAGCGCCCTCGTGCTGGCCTGGCCCGGAGGCATGGAGGGAGGCCGGGCCCTCGCGCAGGTCCTCACCGGAGTCCTCGAGCCCGGCGGGCGCCTGACCGACACGATCGCCCGCTCCTACGAGCACTACCCCAGCGCCCCGTTCTTCGGAGGCAAGGAGTTCAACAACTACGCCGAGGACGTCTTCGTCGGATACCGCTACTTCGAGACCCTCGCCCCCGACACCGTCCTCTATCCCTTCGGCCACGGGCTGGGCTACACGACGATCGACCTCGAGCCCACCGGCCTTCGCCACGACACCGAGACGGCCACCGTGAGCCTGCGGGCCACCAACACCGGCCAGCGGCCCGGGAGCACCGTCGTCCAGGTCTACCGTGGCACCCCGGGCACCCCGGGCACCCCGGGCACCCCGGGCACCCCGGGCGGCCCGGTTCTGCCCCGTCCCGCCCGCGAGCTCGTCGCCTTCACCCGCACCACCGAGCTCGCCCCCGGCGCCGCCGAGGACCTCGAGGTCACCTTCCCCCTCGACCGGTTGGCCTCCTTCGACGACTCCGGTGCCACCGGCCACAAGGACGCCTGGGTCATCGAGCCCGGCACCTACCCCGTCCACGTGGGCGCCTCCGTCCGGGACACCGCCGAGGCCGGGCGCCTTGAGTTTGCCGACCTCGTCGTCGTCGAGCAGCTCGCCGAGGCCCTCGCCCCGGACCCGGCCCACCCCTTTGAACGGATGACCCTCGCCCCCGGTGCCGACGGCCCCGTCGTGGGCTGGGAGCCGGTGCCCACCTCCACCGTGGACCTGCGCGCCCGGATCCTGGACCACCTGCCTGAGCCCATCACCCCCACCGGGACAGGCGGCACGACCCTGGACGACGTGGCCGAGGGCAGGGCCACCCTGGAGGACCTCGTCGCCCAGCTGAGCGTCGACGAGCTCGCCGAGCTGTCCTACGGGCACGTCGAGATGAACTCGCCCCTGGGTGCCCCCGGCAACGCCGGAGCCTTCGGCGGGCTGATCGAGCAGCTGCGTGCGCGCGGGATCCCACCGGTCATCACCACCGACGGCCCCTCAGGCATCCGGCTGTCGGCCTGGGCGAGCCTCCTGCCCTGCGGCACCGCCCTGGCCTCGACCTGGGACCCGCCCCTGCTCGAGCAGATCGCCGCCCTCCACGGGGCCGAGATGATCCGCAAGGGCTCGGACGTGCTGCTCGCCCCGGGGATGAACATCCACCGCGACCCGCTGTGCGGGCGCAACTTCGAGTACTACTCCGAGGACCCGCTCGTCACCGGACTGTGCGCGGCGGCGGTCGTGCGAGGCATCCAGTCCCAGGGCGTGGCCGCCTGCCCCAAGCACCTGGCCTGCAACAACCAGGAGACCGAGCGGATCTACAACGACTCGCGGGTCTCGGCCAGGGCGCTGCGGGAGATCTACCTGCGTGGCTTCCGCATCTGCGTCCAGACCGCCGCCCCCCGCACGATCATGACGAGCTACAACAAGATCAACGGCCAGTGGGCGCACTACAACTACGACCTGGTCACCACGATCCTGCGCGGCGAGTGGGGCTACACCGGCATGGTCATGACCGACTGGTGGATGCGGTACGCCCCGGACCCGCTCTTCCCGGCCCTGCGGGACTCAGCCACCCGGGTGCGCGCCGGGGTCGACGTCCTCATGCCCGGTGGCCGGACCTGGGACTCCACCCGCGCCGAGGGCCACGACGACGCCGTCCTGTCCGGCTACGACCCGCAGGACACCAGCGGCGAGCACCTCACCCTCGGCGAGATCCAACGCACCGCCCTCAACGTCCTGCGCATGGCCGCCAGCACCCGCGCCCTCCACCGGGCCCGCCAGCAGGCCGAGCGGCAGGCCGAGCGGGCCGAGCAGGCCGAGCGGTAG
- the dapD gene encoding 2,3,4,5-tetrahydropyridine-2,6-dicarboxylate N-succinyltransferase, whose protein sequence is MTTRSAWGLGLATVTDDGNTLDVWYPKPILGDEPADGDAALLSTLTAMERRDAARGTHTTVVRTWVDLDDAPETVAGAYLRLHVLSHRLALPNTVNLDGIFSRLPNVVWTSAGPCAADDFETTRTRLRAALGRPVQVLSVDKFPRMTDYVLPSGVRIGNAANVRLGAYLAEGTTIMHAGFVNYNAGTLGRSMVEGRISQGVVIGDGSDVGGGASTMGMLSGGGRQRVALGERCLLGANSGLGIPLGDDCVVEAGLYVTAGTKVSVLPSGGVVPGKHGLFQEPRVVSARELAGASNVLFRRNSQSGAVEAMARGGKGIELNSALHAHQ, encoded by the coding sequence ATGACGACTCGCAGCGCATGGGGTCTCGGTCTGGCGACCGTGACCGACGACGGCAACACCCTCGACGTGTGGTACCCCAAGCCCATCCTCGGAGACGAGCCCGCCGACGGCGACGCCGCCCTCCTGTCGACGCTGACCGCCATGGAGCGCAGGGACGCCGCCCGCGGGACCCACACGACGGTGGTGCGCACGTGGGTCGACCTCGACGACGCCCCCGAGACCGTCGCAGGGGCCTACCTGCGGCTCCACGTCCTGTCCCACCGCCTGGCGCTGCCCAACACGGTCAACCTCGACGGCATCTTCTCCCGTCTGCCCAACGTCGTGTGGACCTCCGCCGGCCCCTGCGCCGCGGACGACTTCGAGACGACCAGGACGCGTCTGCGCGCGGCGCTGGGCCGACCGGTCCAGGTCCTGTCGGTCGACAAGTTCCCCCGGATGACCGACTACGTCCTGCCCTCGGGCGTGCGTATCGGCAACGCGGCCAACGTCCGCCTCGGGGCGTACCTGGCCGAGGGGACCACGATCATGCACGCCGGCTTCGTCAACTACAACGCCGGGACGCTCGGCCGGTCGATGGTCGAGGGCCGCATCTCCCAGGGCGTCGTCATCGGCGACGGCTCCGACGTCGGCGGCGGCGCCTCGACGATGGGCATGCTCTCCGGGGGCGGCCGCCAGCGCGTCGCCCTGGGCGAGCGGTGCCTGCTCGGGGCGAACTCCGGTCTCGGCATCCCCCTGGGCGACGACTGCGTCGTCGAGGCCGGGCTGTACGTGACGGCGGGCACGAAGGTCTCGGTGCTGCCCTCCGGGGGGGTCGTGCCCGGCAAGCACGGCCTGTTCCAGGAGCCGCGGGTGGTCTCCGCCCGGGAGCTGGCCGGCGCCTCGAACGTCCTGTTCCGCCGCAACTCCCAGTCGGGCGCCGTCGAGGCGATGGCCCGCGGCGGCAAGGGCATCGAGCTCAACTCTGCCCTGCACGCCCACCAGTAG